The window ACATAGCCCACGGTAACGGGATTATCAAAAGGTTCTCCGGTCCTGCCGTCATACAGTGTCATTTTAGCGGAATCCGGTAATTTTGCTTCCCTTAATAACTCTAATATATCTTCTTCGGAGGCACCGTTAAATACAGGTGTTGCCACATGATAACCCAGCGTCTTTGCCGCCCACCCGAGGTGGGTTTCCAAAACCTGCCCGATATTCATCCGGGAAGGAACACCCAGGGGGTTCAAAACTATCTCTATAGGGGTACCGTCAGGCAAGAAAGGCATATCCTCTTCCGGTAAAATACGCGCAACTACACCCTTATTCCCATGACGGCCGGCCATTTTATCGCCCACAGATATTTTTCTCTTTTGAGCAATATAAACTCTTACCAGGTGGTTCACACCGGGAGGAAGTTCATCACCGTTATCCCGTGAAAACACCTTAACGTCAACGATCATTCCGGCTTCACCATGTGGTACTCTAAGGGAAGTATCCCTAACCTCCCTGGCCTTTTCACCAAATATAGCCCTTAACAGCCGTTCTTCAGCAGTTAGCTCCGTTTCTCCCTTGGGTGTAACCTTGCCGACAAGGATATCACCGGGGCGTACTTCTGCGCCAACCCGAATAATTCCACGCTCATCAAGATCTTTTAAAATATCTTCCCCGACATTGGGTATATCCCTGGTAATCTCCTCCGGACCCAACTTTGTATCCCTGGCATCACACTCATATTCTTCGATATGAATTGAGGTAAAAAAGTCCTCTTTAACTGCTTTTTCACTTATTAATATAGCATCCTCATAGTTATAACCTTCCCAGGTCATAAATGCTACTAATATGTTTCTCCCTAAAGCCAGCTCACCTTTATCGGTGGCGGGACCGTCAGCTATAATATCCCCTGCCTCAACTCTTTGTCCTTTATTCACTATAGGTGTTTGATTTATACAGGTACCCTGGTTTGAGCGGGTGTATTTTAATAGCTTATAGCAATCAACAGACCCGCTGTCTGTCCTAATCAAGATTTCGTTAGCGGTAACTTTTTCTACAATACCGCTATTTTTGGCTAAAGGCACCACACCTGAATCTTTTGCTGCTTTATACTCAACCCCGGTTCCTACATAAGGGGCCTGCGCTTTTAAAAGCGGAACGGCCTGCCGCTGCATGTTAGCCCCCATCAGCGCCCTGTTGGCATCATCGTGTTCCAAAAAAGGAATCAGTGCAGTAGCAATACTAAACACCTGCTTCGGAGAGACATCCATAAAGTCAATCTTATCACTGGGAACCATAATGGTTTCATGTCCGTGGCGAGCGTTTACCATATCCTCCAGGAAGTAACCGTTTTCATCTAAAGCCGCGTTGGCCTGGGCTACCACGTACTGATCCTCTTCATCAGCCGTTAGATAAACAATTTCGTTTACTACTTTTTTTTGTTCTTTATCTACTCTCCTGTACGGAGTTTCAATAAACCCGAAAGGATTAATACGGGCATAAGTACTTAATGAACCGATTAAACCAATGTTCGGACCCTCAGGAGTTTCAATAGGGCACATCCGCCCATAGTGTGAATGGTGTACGTCCCTTACTTCAAAACCTGCTCTCTCACGGCTCAAGCCTCCCGGGCCAAGGGCAGACAAACGACGCTTGTGTGTGAGCTCAGCCAGAGGGTTAGTTTGATCCATAAATTGAGAAAGCTGACTGGATCCAAAGAACTCTTTTATTGAAGCAACTACAGGACGTATATTGATAAGCACTTGTGGCGTAATCACATCAACATCCTGAATGGTCATTCTCTCCCGAACAACCCTTTCCATCCGGGAGAGTCCAATTCGAAACTGATTTTGCAGTAATTCACCAACCGACCGCAGGCGCCGGTTACCAAGATGATCAATATCATCCACATTACCTTCACCTTGAATTAAGCGCAACAAGTATCTTACAGTGTCAATTATGTCCTTGGGTGTTAGCTCCCGAATAAATTCCCGCTCCACTGGAATTTCTTCTTTCAAAAGATCATCCCAAACGGTTTGACCGCTTAATTCTTCAGGATATCGATACAAAACGCCGTTTTTTAGTTTTTTATGTAATTTATACCGGCCCACATTGGCCAAATCATATCTCCTCGGATCAAAGAACAAAGTGGTTAATAAGGAACGTGCACTCTCAACCGTAGGCGGCTCACCCGGGCGTAAACGTTTATAAATCTCTACCAAAGCTTCTTCTTCAGAATCAGTGTTGTCCCGGGACAGGGTTTCTTGAATATTTTTATCTCCATCGAATAGATCTAAAATCAACGAATCACTACCATAACCAAGAGCACGAATCAGAACTGTAGCGGGAATTTTCCTCGTTCTGTCAATACGCACAAAAATCTGATCATTTACATCCGATTCGAATTCCAGCCAGGCACCTCTATTAGGTATGATTGTAGCCCCATATAATTTTTTACCACTAGGATCAATATGTTCGGCAAAATATACACCGGGAGATCTTACAAGCTGGCTAACAATAACCCGCTCAGCACCATTGATAATAAAAGTGCCCTTTTCAGTCATTAGTGGGAAGTCCCCCATGAATACTTCTTGTTCCTTTACCTCACCGGTTTCTTTATTAATAAGTCGTACCTTTACCCTTAGTGGTGCTGCATAGGTAACGTCACGCTCTTTGCATTCTTCCACAGAATACTTAGGCTCGCCCAGGGTATAGTCTAAAAATTCAAGCACTAGATTTCCTGTAAAATCCTGGATGGGCGATATGTCGTGAAATACTTCACGCAAACCGTCTTCTAAGAACCATGCATAGGAATTTCTTTGAACTTCAATAAGGTTGGGTAAATCCATAACTTCTCTTAACTTACCAAAGTTCCACCGTGTTCTAGTACCTAGTTTTTCAGCGTATACCATCTAGTGCATCACGCCCCCCATATATTAAAAAAAATAACCGTAAGAAGGTCATCTATTATAACCTTCAAATTGGCCTTAATGACCCCCATGCTTTGAGAAACAATTTAACTGTATTCTTTCGCTTTATTATTCGAAAATGACCTGAGTACAATGAAAAGCAAGGTTTGTTTTATACAATACCTCGCTGTAATTAAGATCAAATATTAAGTCTATCTAACATATTATTGACACAAAATTATTCCCTCATACCTACTCTAACCAATCTATGACAGATATGGTAGAATACCAGAATGACATTTTATGATCTTAGCATGATTAACACCTTTTGTCAAGGAGAATTGTTAATATTTAATGCAATTTAATTAAAATATAAATTATCTAAATTCATTTAAAGAACAAAGCATTCTTCATTAACGGGAAATTAAAAGCTGCAGGCTTACACCTACAGCTTTATTTAGTAAATTCAATTACTTAATTTCAACGGAAGCACCGGCTTCGGTAAGCTTAGCTTTAAATGCTTCAGCCTCTTCCTTACTAACTTTCTCCTTGATCGGCTTCGGAGCATTATCAACAACTTCCTTAGCTTCCTTAAGGCCAAGACCGGTGATTTCCCGAACAACCTTAATAACGTTGATTTTCTTGTCGCCAACGGAAGTAAGAATAACATCAAACTCGGTTTTTTCTTCTACTGCCTCAGCAACAGCTCCGCCGGCTGCAGGAGCAGCGGCAACAGCGGCAACAGGAGCGGCGGCACTAACGCCAAACTCATCCTCAAAAGCCTTTACTAATTCGGCAAGTTCTAATACTGTAAGTCCTTTAACGGCTTCTAAAATCTCATTAATCTTAGACATATTTTTTAACCTCCTAAATTTACAAATAATTATTTTTTGATTTAAGCTTCCCCGGCCTGCTGTTTGCGAACAGCTTCCAGTACATAAACAAGATTGCGGATATTAGCTTGCAATACATTGGCAAAACCATAGAGAGGAGCTTGCATTCCTCCAAGCACCTTGGCCAGGAGAACCTCCCTGGAAGGCAAATTGGCAAGTCCCTTTACACCTTCCTGGTCAATGACTTGCCCCTCCAGCACGCCGGCTTTTATTTCCAAGTTCTTGTTCGTACGGGTAAAATCGTTAAGAACTTTAGCAGGGGCTACCGGGTCATCATAACCAAAAGCTATACCTGTCGGACCTTCTAAATAGGAATCCAAACCTTTCAACCCGATATTGTTCACAGCTATTTTGACCAGAGTATTCTTTGCCACCTTAAATTCGGAATTTGTTTCCCGCAATTTGTTCCGAAGTTCTGTTAATGCAGCAACATTTATACCTCTAAAATCTACCAAAATAGCAGATTTCGAAGATTGCATTTTTTCTTGAATCATCTGTACCATTGCTTGTTTTTCTTGTTTTGTCGGCACAACCGCACCTCCTTTCGAAAATATACCTTCAAAATATTACAAAAGGACCTCTGTAGAAATGCACAGAGGCCCTGCTGGTAGCATGCAGAGTTGACCCTGACCTCGGCTGGCGGTTCTTACCATTAAGTCTCACGACACCGGCTTTCTACAGTAAGGTAATTTTATATTATCTTGA is drawn from Desulfolucanica intricata and contains these coding sequences:
- the rpoB gene encoding DNA-directed RNA polymerase subunit beta, producing MVYAEKLGTRTRWNFGKLREVMDLPNLIEVQRNSYAWFLEDGLREVFHDISPIQDFTGNLVLEFLDYTLGEPKYSVEECKERDVTYAAPLRVKVRLINKETGEVKEQEVFMGDFPLMTEKGTFIINGAERVIVSQLVRSPGVYFAEHIDPSGKKLYGATIIPNRGAWLEFESDVNDQIFVRIDRTRKIPATVLIRALGYGSDSLILDLFDGDKNIQETLSRDNTDSEEEALVEIYKRLRPGEPPTVESARSLLTTLFFDPRRYDLANVGRYKLHKKLKNGVLYRYPEELSGQTVWDDLLKEEIPVEREFIRELTPKDIIDTVRYLLRLIQGEGNVDDIDHLGNRRLRSVGELLQNQFRIGLSRMERVVRERMTIQDVDVITPQVLINIRPVVASIKEFFGSSQLSQFMDQTNPLAELTHKRRLSALGPGGLSRERAGFEVRDVHHSHYGRMCPIETPEGPNIGLIGSLSTYARINPFGFIETPYRRVDKEQKKVVNEIVYLTADEEDQYVVAQANAALDENGYFLEDMVNARHGHETIMVPSDKIDFMDVSPKQVFSIATALIPFLEHDDANRALMGANMQRQAVPLLKAQAPYVGTGVEYKAAKDSGVVPLAKNSGIVEKVTANEILIRTDSGSVDCYKLLKYTRSNQGTCINQTPIVNKGQRVEAGDIIADGPATDKGELALGRNILVAFMTWEGYNYEDAILISEKAVKEDFFTSIHIEEYECDARDTKLGPEEITRDIPNVGEDILKDLDERGIIRVGAEVRPGDILVGKVTPKGETELTAEERLLRAIFGEKAREVRDTSLRVPHGEAGMIVDVKVFSRDNGDELPPGVNHLVRVYIAQKRKISVGDKMAGRHGNKGVVARILPEEDMPFLPDGTPIEIVLNPLGVPSRMNIGQVLETHLGWAAKTLGYHVATPVFNGASEEDILELLREAKLPDSAKMTLYDGRTGEPFDNPVTVGYVYMLKLHHLVDDKIHARSTGPYSLVTQQPLGGKAQFGGQRFGEMEVWALEAYGAAYTLQEILTVKSDDVVGRVKTYEAIVKGENVPEPGVPESFKVLIKELQSLGLDVKVLSEDDQEIEIKEFEEDITETAKELGIELQEDRRSKADKTNEDEEDMSEEDAEEHYEENLDIEPDEFNEDFLEEDLVLDDEEF
- the rplL gene encoding 50S ribosomal protein L7/L12 produces the protein MSKINEILEAVKGLTVLELAELVKAFEDEFGVSAAAPVAAVAAAPAAGGAVAEAVEEKTEFDVILTSVGDKKINVIKVVREITGLGLKEAKEVVDNAPKPIKEKVSKEEAEAFKAKLTEAGASVEIK
- the rplJ gene encoding 50S ribosomal protein L10, translated to MPTKQEKQAMVQMIQEKMQSSKSAILVDFRGINVAALTELRNKLRETNSEFKVAKNTLVKIAVNNIGLKGLDSYLEGPTGIAFGYDDPVAPAKVLNDFTRTNKNLEIKAGVLEGQVIDQEGVKGLANLPSREVLLAKVLGGMQAPLYGFANVLQANIRNLVYVLEAVRKQQAGEA